The Helianthus annuus cultivar XRQ/B chromosome 16, HanXRQr2.0-SUNRISE, whole genome shotgun sequence genome includes a window with the following:
- the LOC110915733 gene encoding uncharacterized protein LOC110915733: MCGEDLERNSVNGSDSRESAAREISFFFPHLLSGGTTLKHDEQLPNTTHLRVMEHLFISYVTIGRSTDDTEVDIDLRKEGRAKKIFRLQVDYFVHCHYIVVDDNLWVISGTNSGSKGYFPVAHSGEMQVFLLLVRV; this comes from the exons ATGTGTGGGGAGGATTTAGAAAGAAATAGCGTTAATGGTTCAGACTCACGTGAATCAGCTGCAAGGGAAATTTCATTTTTCTTCCCTCATTTACTTTCAG GAGGAACAACACTGAAGCATGACGAACAACTGCCAAACACTACACATTTGAGGGTCATGGAGCACCTGTTTATTTCGTAT GTCACAATTGGCCGATCGACGGACGACACCGAGGTTGATATTGATCTAAGAAAAGAAGGTCGTGCCAAGAAGATATTCAGGCTGCAG GTTGACTATTTTGTTCATTGTCATTACATAGTCGTGGATGATAATTTATGGGTTATAAGCGGCACAAATAGCGGTAGTAAGGGCTACTTTCCAGTAGCCCATAGTGGAGAAATGcaagtttttttattattagttaGGGTTTGA